Proteins from a single region of Candidatus Rubrimentiphilum sp.:
- a CDS encoding copper amine oxidase N-terminal domain-containing protein, which yields MRYKAPGWKTLAVTAVLAIAASISYTLAKPVEVRIDGQPMVSDVPPVRTNAETVFVPLRPLSEALGAEARYDDKSGDIFLTHGDQLLHLKIGDRHATLNGMPMTLLHAPFRVRGRAMIGLHTVQRAFGVRVKYDKSASRVDVDTLGTAVSASP from the coding sequence ATGCGGTATAAGGCGCCCGGCTGGAAGACGCTGGCGGTAACCGCAGTCCTGGCGATCGCGGCATCGATCTCCTATACCCTGGCGAAACCGGTGGAAGTGCGCATTGACGGTCAGCCGATGGTGAGCGACGTGCCACCCGTGCGAACGAATGCGGAGACAGTATTCGTGCCGCTGCGTCCCTTGAGCGAAGCGTTAGGCGCCGAGGCGCGCTACGATGATAAATCGGGCGACATCTTCCTGACGCACGGCGACCAACTCTTACATCTGAAGATCGGCGACCGTCATGCAACGCTGAACGGGATGCCCATGACATTGCTCCACGCGCCGTTCCGCGTTCGCGGTCGCGCAATGATCGGGTTGCACACAGTCCAGCGCGCGTTCGGCGTTCGCGTGAAATACGACAAGAGCGCATCCCGCGTCGACGTGGACACGCTAGGCACGGCAGTCTCAGCCAGCCCCTAA
- a CDS encoding amino acid permease: MSSFGARLFQTTNVEKLRELGKRKILRRALTAKDLVAIGLGTMIGGGIFTTIGTGVKGAGPAVIVSYLLAGLTSFFAALCYAELGAMVPVAGSAYTYAYATMGKLFAWIIGFALIFEYGISAAPVAQQFSAALQDVLKTFGLPLPYWAQQSALIIHGSWWIPQNWDLAHSQVDLLGALFVLLLSVLLSIGIRETATTNNIFVVLKISALIVFIIAGLSLVHIANFANFSPHGWGALQPFGGMMDYSSSAQPYGIIAISAYVFFSYIGFDTATTTAEECKNPQRDVPMGVIGALAIGTVIYCATALVLVGAVPWDKVPIKNPLVYALAPLHMPWLNWVITMGVLAGTTSVALSSLLGQSRIFYVMARDKMLPPVVAKVHPRFKTPAITTMLTGIAVSLLALIVPLNQLLNLVNIGTLIAFTVVCAGVLYLRHRKPDLPRSFRVPFVPLFPILGILCSLFLAVFGLSRTTWLWFAGALLVGLIFFFAYGFRKSDPDDVVPVLEPEGLQEA, encoded by the coding sequence ATGAGTTCGTTCGGCGCCCGTTTATTCCAAACAACGAATGTCGAGAAGCTGCGGGAACTCGGCAAGCGTAAGATTTTGCGGCGCGCGCTGACCGCGAAGGACCTCGTCGCCATCGGTCTCGGGACGATGATCGGGGGCGGCATTTTCACCACGATCGGAACCGGCGTCAAAGGCGCCGGTCCGGCTGTCATCGTTTCGTATTTGCTGGCCGGGCTCACGTCGTTCTTTGCGGCGCTCTGTTACGCCGAGCTCGGCGCGATGGTGCCCGTCGCGGGCAGCGCCTATACCTATGCGTACGCGACCATGGGAAAACTCTTCGCCTGGATTATCGGCTTCGCGCTGATCTTCGAATACGGCATCAGCGCCGCTCCGGTCGCGCAGCAGTTTTCTGCGGCGCTTCAAGACGTCCTAAAGACGTTCGGCCTGCCGCTTCCCTATTGGGCCCAGCAGTCGGCGCTGATCATTCACGGCTCGTGGTGGATTCCGCAAAACTGGGATCTCGCGCATTCGCAGGTGGACTTGCTCGGCGCGCTGTTCGTACTTCTGCTCAGCGTCTTGCTCTCGATCGGAATCCGCGAAACCGCCACGACCAACAACATTTTCGTCGTGCTGAAAATTTCGGCGCTGATCGTCTTCATTATCGCGGGTCTGTCGCTAGTGCACATTGCCAACTTTGCGAACTTTAGTCCGCATGGATGGGGCGCGTTGCAGCCCTTTGGCGGAATGATGGACTACTCGTCCTCGGCGCAGCCGTACGGCATCATCGCGATCTCCGCATATGTCTTCTTCAGCTACATCGGATTCGACACGGCGACGACGACGGCCGAGGAGTGCAAGAACCCGCAGCGCGACGTGCCGATGGGCGTGATCGGCGCGCTGGCCATCGGTACGGTTATCTACTGCGCGACGGCGCTGGTGCTGGTCGGCGCGGTGCCGTGGGACAAGGTGCCGATCAAAAACCCCCTGGTCTATGCGCTCGCTCCGCTGCATATGCCGTGGCTGAATTGGGTGATCACGATGGGCGTGCTGGCCGGAACGACGAGCGTCGCGCTGAGCTCCCTGCTCGGACAATCGCGGATCTTTTACGTAATGGCGCGCGATAAAATGCTGCCGCCGGTCGTCGCCAAAGTGCACCCGCGTTTCAAAACGCCGGCAATCACAACCATGCTCACGGGAATCGCCGTTTCGCTACTGGCGCTCATCGTGCCGCTCAACCAGCTCTTGAACCTGGTGAACATCGGAACGCTGATTGCATTCACGGTTGTGTGCGCGGGCGTGCTGTATTTACGGCACCGCAAACCCGATCTGCCGCGCAGCTTCCGCGTGCCGTTCGTTCCGCTTTTCCCGATACTTGGGATCCTGTGCTCGCTGTTCTTGGCTGTATTCGGACTCTCGCGCACGACTTGGCTATGGTTTGCGGGCGCGCTTCTCGTCGGCCTGATCTTCTTCTTTGCCTACGGCTTCCGCAAATCCGATCCGGATGACGTCGTCCCCGTTCTTGAACCCGAGGGCCTGCAAGAGGCCTAA
- a CDS encoding cob(I)yrinic acid a,c-diamide adenosyltransferase: MAKRTRIYTRAGDAGQTGLVGGERVSKNSPRIETYGTVDELSTAIGVARSHLRDAARSDADMRRIDAWLAWTQNMLFNLGTELATPVAHRWAGMPLIGEAEIAALERGIDETEADLEPLHAFILPGGDFAGAHLHYARTICRRAERLLISLMEQEPEISGETLRFLNRLSDALFVWARAVSLDADAPETQWDAASQPPEDRG; this comes from the coding sequence ATGGCGAAGCGAACGCGCATCTACACCCGGGCCGGCGATGCGGGGCAAACCGGACTCGTCGGCGGCGAGCGCGTTTCCAAGAACAGTCCGCGCATCGAAACCTACGGGACCGTCGACGAGCTCTCCACCGCCATCGGCGTGGCCCGCTCGCACTTGCGGGACGCCGCGCGAAGCGACGCCGACATGCGCCGGATCGACGCGTGGCTCGCGTGGACGCAGAACATGCTCTTCAACCTGGGCACCGAGCTTGCGACTCCGGTTGCGCATCGGTGGGCAGGCATGCCGCTGATCGGCGAGGCCGAGATTGCGGCGCTCGAACGCGGGATAGACGAAACCGAGGCCGATCTCGAACCGCTGCACGCCTTTATCTTGCCGGGCGGCGATTTCGCCGGCGCGCATCTGCATTACGCGCGAACGATCTGCCGGCGCGCCGAGCGGCTGTTGATTTCGCTCATGGAGCAGGAACCGGAAATCTCGGGCGAGACCCTCCGTTTCTTGAACCGTCTCTCGGATGCGCTGTTCGTTTGGGCGCGCGCAGTCAGTCTGGATGCGGATGCGCCCGAGACGCAGTGGGACGCTGCGTCACAGCCCCCGGAGGATCGCGGATGA
- a CDS encoding twin-arginine translocation signal domain-containing protein, which yields MSKSIERRAFLAACAAVSASAALGNGIAYGQQTGFSSVKVQLDAEPSGRRVLAEFMGLSFEASLIPGGAFFNGGNRALIDYVRGLGSRGVLQFSGANLNSTTYTADDLAKLAQFASATGWRVLLGLSMTAPVFSVADQAAKATQALGQQLLAFEIGNAPDQQFKDYGSFLSAFRARVSSISANAPTAMYAGPGTASHPDWLNRFAPDERPQIVLLTQQYKHTGGEESLRAGVRNIPKITAVTDLPYRIEQIVSDRNNVANALWAIDFAFELAGSGADGANFHDDADGLQQGALYQALQLFKESVGTRLINVSLQTAPNNFTAWAVQRDDGTRLITLINRDAIVGATVTLNAGRAPNNPRVRRITGLSTDTTQINVVGWQPADLADLEVPPASAALITL from the coding sequence ATGAGCAAGAGCATCGAACGCCGCGCGTTTCTAGCGGCCTGCGCCGCCGTGTCTGCAAGCGCCGCCCTGGGCAACGGCATCGCCTACGGACAACAAACCGGCTTCTCGTCCGTGAAGGTTCAACTCGACGCCGAACCTTCGGGCCGACGAGTGTTGGCGGAGTTCATGGGCCTGAGCTTCGAAGCTTCGCTGATACCCGGCGGAGCGTTTTTTAACGGCGGCAACCGCGCGCTGATCGATTACGTCCGCGGGCTGGGCAGCCGTGGCGTGTTGCAATTCAGCGGCGCGAATCTCAACTCGACCACCTACACCGCCGACGATCTGGCGAAGCTGGCGCAGTTTGCGTCGGCGACCGGCTGGCGCGTTTTGCTTGGTTTGAGCATGACTGCGCCTGTATTTAGCGTCGCCGATCAGGCCGCCAAAGCCACTCAGGCGTTGGGACAGCAGCTCTTGGCGTTCGAAATCGGGAACGCTCCCGACCAGCAGTTCAAAGATTACGGTTCGTTTCTGTCCGCGTTTCGCGCGCGCGTCTCGTCGATAAGCGCTAACGCTCCGACGGCAATGTACGCCGGGCCGGGGACGGCCTCGCACCCTGATTGGCTCAACCGGTTTGCGCCGGACGAACGCCCGCAAATCGTGCTGCTCACGCAACAATACAAACACACCGGCGGCGAGGAGAGCCTGCGTGCCGGCGTGCGAAATATTCCTAAGATCACGGCAGTCACCGATTTGCCGTACCGCATCGAGCAGATCGTCTCGGATCGCAACAATGTGGCAAATGCATTATGGGCGATTGACTTTGCGTTCGAGCTGGCCGGCAGCGGCGCCGACGGCGCGAACTTTCACGATGATGCCGACGGGCTGCAGCAAGGCGCACTCTATCAAGCGCTGCAACTGTTCAAGGAATCGGTTGGTACACGTTTGATCAATGTGAGCCTACAGACTGCGCCCAACAACTTCACCGCCTGGGCAGTGCAGCGGGACGATGGAACACGTTTAATCACACTGATCAATCGGGATGCGATCGTCGGCGCAACCGTGACGCTGAATGCCGGGCGCGCGCCGAACAACCCGCGAGTGCGCCGGATAACTGGCTTGAGCACCGACACGACGCAGATCAACGTGGTCGGGTGGCAGCCCGCCGACCTAGCGGATCTTGAAGTGCCGCCTGCCTCCGCAGCGCTCATAACGCTCTGA
- the proS gene encoding proline--tRNA ligase, translating into MPELPEQEPLVKEIPPKSADLSAWYTAVCLKAELVSYAPVRGCVVLRPYGFGLWENLQRELDARFKETGHENAYFPLLIPESLLTREAEHVEGFAPEVAWVTQGGQEKLDERLAIRPTSEVTVGVMYAKWIESHRDLPVLINQWANVVRWEKATRPFLRTMEFLWQEGHTAHATAEEGREETERMLGVYRDFAENVAAVPVYAGRKSASERFPGAVETYSIEALMPDCKALQSATSHDLGQNFSRAYDITFNDADQQVKYVYTTSWGMSWRMLGGVIMVHGDDRGLRIPPKLAPIEAVIVPIVKGEDRAALDKAQEIGKKLRAEGLRVRVDDRDRSPGYKYSDWEMRGVPLRIEIGPRDLQSGTATIVRRDKQKGEEGSKTAVAFDALGKTLRELLDAIQASMYAQAKEFLAAHTFAVSDRAEFFEKCKNRAGMIDIPWCARPECEAEVKNKTSATTRNTRDLQIPGAVCVACGEPAKVNAYFAQSY; encoded by the coding sequence ATGCCCGAACTTCCTGAGCAGGAGCCGCTGGTCAAAGAGATCCCGCCCAAGAGCGCGGATCTCTCTGCGTGGTACACCGCAGTTTGCTTGAAAGCCGAGCTCGTGTCATACGCTCCGGTGCGCGGCTGCGTTGTCTTGCGCCCGTACGGGTTCGGCCTGTGGGAAAATCTGCAGCGCGAACTCGACGCGCGTTTCAAAGAGACCGGGCATGAAAATGCCTATTTTCCGCTGCTGATTCCGGAGAGCTTACTGACGCGCGAAGCCGAGCACGTCGAGGGGTTTGCGCCCGAAGTTGCGTGGGTTACGCAAGGCGGCCAGGAAAAACTTGACGAGCGACTGGCGATCCGCCCGACGTCGGAGGTGACCGTCGGCGTCATGTACGCCAAATGGATCGAATCGCATCGCGATCTGCCGGTGCTCATCAATCAATGGGCCAACGTCGTGCGTTGGGAGAAGGCGACGCGGCCGTTTCTGCGCACGATGGAGTTTCTCTGGCAAGAGGGGCACACCGCACACGCGACCGCCGAGGAAGGGCGCGAGGAAACGGAACGGATGCTCGGAGTCTATCGCGACTTCGCCGAGAATGTTGCCGCCGTTCCCGTATATGCCGGCCGCAAGAGCGCGAGCGAGCGTTTTCCGGGCGCCGTTGAAACCTATTCCATCGAAGCGCTGATGCCCGACTGCAAGGCGCTTCAATCGGCTACCTCGCACGATCTCGGGCAAAACTTTAGCCGCGCCTACGACATTACGTTCAACGACGCCGACCAGCAGGTCAAGTACGTGTATACGACGTCGTGGGGGATGTCGTGGCGCATGCTTGGCGGCGTGATTATGGTGCATGGCGACGATCGCGGGCTGCGCATTCCGCCGAAACTCGCGCCCATTGAAGCCGTCATCGTACCGATTGTCAAAGGCGAGGACCGCGCCGCGCTCGACAAAGCGCAGGAGATCGGAAAGAAGTTGCGCGCCGAAGGCCTGCGCGTGCGCGTGGACGATCGCGATCGTTCGCCGGGATACAAGTATAGTGACTGGGAGATGCGCGGCGTTCCTTTGCGAATTGAAATCGGACCGCGCGACTTACAGAGCGGCACGGCGACGATCGTCCGGCGAGACAAACAGAAGGGCGAAGAGGGCTCGAAGACAGCCGTCGCGTTTGACGCGCTCGGTAAGACCTTGCGCGAATTACTCGATGCGATTCAAGCGTCCATGTATGCGCAGGCCAAAGAGTTTCTCGCCGCGCACACGTTCGCCGTCAGCGACCGCGCCGAGTTCTTCGAGAAGTGCAAGAATCGCGCCGGGATGATCGACATTCCGTGGTGCGCCCGGCCCGAGTGTGAGGCCGAAGTGAAGAACAAGACCTCGGCAACCACCCGCAACACGCGCGATCTCCAGATCCCGGGCGCGGTGTGCGTCGCATGCGGAGAACCTGCAAAAGTCAACGCGTATTTTGCTCAAAGCTATTAG
- a CDS encoding pitrilysin family protein, with protein MYRKSVLSNGVRVITESMPGFRSASIGIWADVGSAVEQPQVRGVSHMVEHMLFKGTERRTARQIAEEMDGVGGNLNAFTDKEATCYYAKVMDVHLPLAVDVLCDMFLNSRFDPSELGKEQKVVLEEIKMYDDSPDELIHDLFIQTMWRGSNLGSPTIGFADTVTKLSQSDLRAHMTRHYAPNSVVVAAAGNVDHDALAEMLEKALAPFKGTCDLPVPETPPSTPASLFRQKDSEQAYLVLGTTGLSVRDERRYQLSVLDTILGGGMSSRLFQEIREKRGLVYTVYSFQASYRGAGLFAVYAGTSPQSVAECVSLIGDQFLQMRRQRVGDAELRLAKEHIKGSLSLSLESTSGRMIRLGRSEFSLGRDLPIDEIVAKVEAVTPQEIQELAQELLREENLGLCVLGPVDEASVAWNRSAA; from the coding sequence ATGTATCGTAAGAGCGTCCTTTCGAACGGCGTCCGCGTCATCACGGAGTCGATGCCCGGCTTCCGTTCCGCCTCGATCGGCATTTGGGCCGACGTGGGCTCGGCCGTCGAGCAGCCGCAAGTGCGGGGCGTTTCGCACATGGTCGAGCACATGCTCTTCAAAGGTACGGAACGGCGCACCGCGCGCCAGATCGCCGAAGAGATGGACGGCGTCGGCGGAAACCTGAACGCTTTTACCGATAAAGAAGCGACCTGTTACTACGCCAAGGTCATGGACGTACATCTGCCGCTGGCGGTGGACGTGCTCTGCGACATGTTCTTAAATTCGCGGTTCGATCCGTCCGAACTCGGCAAAGAGCAAAAGGTCGTCCTTGAAGAGATCAAGATGTACGACGACTCGCCCGACGAGTTAATTCACGATCTCTTTATTCAAACGATGTGGCGCGGCAGCAACCTGGGTTCGCCGACGATTGGCTTTGCCGACACGGTGACCAAGCTTTCACAGAGCGATCTGCGCGCGCACATGACGCGCCACTATGCGCCCAACTCGGTCGTGGTGGCCGCGGCGGGAAACGTTGACCACGACGCGCTCGCCGAGATGCTCGAAAAAGCACTCGCGCCGTTCAAGGGTACCTGCGACCTTCCTGTTCCGGAAACTCCGCCGTCCACTCCGGCTTCGCTGTTCCGGCAAAAAGACAGCGAGCAAGCGTATTTGGTGCTCGGAACGACGGGGCTTTCGGTGCGCGACGAACGCCGCTATCAGCTTTCGGTACTCGACACCATTTTAGGCGGCGGTATGTCGAGCCGCCTGTTCCAAGAGATTCGCGAGAAGCGCGGACTCGTCTACACCGTCTATTCTTTCCAAGCCTCGTATCGCGGCGCCGGACTCTTTGCAGTCTATGCCGGCACGTCGCCGCAGAGCGTGGCCGAGTGCGTCTCGCTCATCGGCGATCAGTTCTTGCAGATGCGACGCCAGCGCGTGGGCGACGCCGAGCTGCGCCTGGCGAAAGAGCATATTAAAGGAAGCCTCTCGCTTTCGCTCGAGAGCACGTCCGGCCGCATGATTCGCCTCGGACGCAGTGAGTTTTCGCTCGGACGCGACCTGCCGATTGACGAGATCGTAGCCAAGGTAGAGGCAGTTACGCCGCAAGAGATCCAAGAGCTCGCTCAAGAGCTCTTGAGGGAAGAGAATCTCGGACTCTGCGTCCTCGGACCCGTCGACGAGGCGTCCGTCGCGTGGAACCGTAGCGCTGCCTAA
- a CDS encoding DUF2837 family protein, translating into MALIPFWSWQLLVALLINVAVQAMAIGAYAARLAGVRTGRIATSISLFNLFMTASRLATLVYTLMLGPLSDSAGNAVRALLSRHPVLPFAQVQIADVQHTFELQLRLIIAAGTIGTVLGSLLLPVFTFMYVRGVRSFERTKSLPHSLARLFYPSVMLEVMRQIRIPHYSEIFSFSARNIPKRLLVFNVVVTAVYAIGVVAAYYASVLDVNVARTAIGISGIINGIGTIAFTFFVDPTSSIIVDEAVKGERPHADVKAMVFYLSLTAIIGWLLSQALLSPAAWIIAAVAHLVNHGR; encoded by the coding sequence GTGGCGCTGATCCCGTTTTGGTCCTGGCAGCTTCTCGTCGCCCTTCTGATCAACGTCGCGGTGCAAGCGATGGCAATTGGCGCATACGCCGCGCGCTTGGCGGGCGTCCGAACCGGACGAATCGCAACGTCGATTTCGCTTTTCAACCTGTTTATGACCGCCAGCCGTCTGGCAACCCTCGTCTATACCCTGATGCTCGGCCCGCTGTCGGACAGCGCGGGCAACGCGGTGCGCGCCTTGCTCTCGCGTCATCCGGTGCTGCCGTTCGCGCAGGTGCAAATCGCGGACGTTCAGCACACGTTCGAATTGCAGCTGCGCCTGATTATCGCGGCCGGCACGATCGGAACCGTTCTTGGAAGCTTGCTGCTGCCGGTGTTCACGTTCATGTACGTGCGGGGCGTCCGGTCCTTCGAGCGCACGAAATCGCTGCCCCACTCACTGGCGCGCCTGTTCTATCCCAGCGTGATGTTGGAGGTCATGCGACAGATCCGGATTCCGCACTATAGCGAGATATTCTCGTTTTCAGCGCGCAACATTCCAAAGCGCCTGCTCGTTTTTAACGTGGTTGTCACCGCCGTGTATGCGATCGGCGTGGTAGCCGCGTACTACGCGAGCGTGCTCGACGTAAACGTCGCGCGAACCGCAATCGGCATCTCCGGCATCATCAACGGAATCGGGACCATCGCCTTTACGTTCTTCGTAGACCCGACCTCGTCGATCATCGTGGATGAGGCCGTAAAAGGGGAGCGGCCCCATGCCGACGTGAAGGCGATGGTCTTCTATCTGTCGCTGACGGCGATTATCGGCTGGCTGCTGTCCCAGGCGCTGCTTTCTCCCGCTGCCTGGATCATTGCGGCCGTCGCTCACCTCGTCAATCACGGCCGGTAG
- a CDS encoding tetratricopeptide repeat protein, with product MKKQFVRLVLCAASLAFATTGCAGTIQRWIVDTRVHQGDTAVARGSYHEAATAYRLALRVDPTDPRARSGFSTVSADIADADFRTGNYDDALATINSAQKYDPASVRLQALRSQIDDARLKREIVLSNYPTYRAAGADIQAAYIALRAQNTLIVHSLHRFAYTYNTQDLTRAIEDSYELQRDIIKNTNRLIAYRQLVESGVPATEKAAATAVSGSLLPLP from the coding sequence ATGAAGAAACAATTCGTTCGTCTAGTACTCTGTGCAGCGAGTTTGGCATTCGCCACGACCGGCTGCGCCGGCACGATCCAGCGCTGGATCGTGGACACGCGCGTGCACCAGGGTGACACGGCTGTCGCTCGTGGGAGTTATCACGAGGCGGCGACGGCCTACCGGTTGGCTTTACGCGTTGACCCGACGGATCCGCGCGCGCGCTCCGGATTCTCGACGGTCTCCGCGGACATCGCGGACGCCGACTTCCGCACGGGCAACTACGACGATGCGCTGGCAACGATTAACTCGGCGCAGAAGTACGATCCGGCCAGCGTGAGATTGCAAGCGCTCCGTTCGCAGATCGACGACGCCCGGCTGAAACGCGAGATCGTGCTTTCGAACTATCCGACGTATCGGGCGGCGGGCGCCGATATTCAGGCCGCCTATATCGCGCTGCGCGCACAGAATACGCTGATCGTGCACAGCTTGCACCGGTTCGCGTATACGTACAACACGCAAGACCTCACGCGCGCGATTGAAGACTCCTACGAGCTCCAGCGCGACATCATCAAGAATACGAACAGGCTGATCGCGTACCGCCAGCTTGTCGAGTCGGGAGTGCCGGCGACGGAAAAGGCGGCCGCTACGGCTGTTTCGGGTTCGCTGCTGCCGCTGCCTTAA
- a CDS encoding glycosyltransferase family 39 protein, translating into MDVQTRRLTADQTRRALWTLGVAVMLLIGLILRLKGIHNPLLDHPGWRQGDEASIARNFATLQYNILYPQTNYDGPPPNYVELELQIVPFLAATLYKIFGVHEIFGRLITIAFSLGTVALLAFFGRWLFASAAAGILAALFYAIMPGSVYYGRTFTPDAAMVFFMTAALYAICRLVLDEERWRARSVVWCTVLLAIALLAKPVAIVVFVPILVLMIERIRSGRTFSVLPATAIIVVPLLLYSLYDKAVAAHAEWHWTSGIFALHVLPSLQASLQNGAAFLLKTLRFRVMLGELTRTMIGPGVTALAVLGLLLPPRVTRSRSLLWAWLAAGLAYVYVVVTVERVDYYMFVLVPLAALAAAGFATRLISAVSQSALDRNLKYLAAALGLLALAAIGYQNVQIVKPYYAYSKSVYRNAITLNKTLLPNVLVVVGHFDPSVLYYIGRYGWEEDPYVWIPRDEQSAIRKGSRYFIVIERKRFYRNIELCAWMQRFPVVNPHAEWLVYETDLKRIKPGTQKAWLEFRKAEHAHLARQWLTARGLCTFKAAAAANPKQP; encoded by the coding sequence TTGGACGTTCAAACACGTAGACTAACCGCAGACCAAACGCGGCGGGCCCTATGGACGCTGGGCGTCGCCGTGATGCTCCTGATCGGTTTGATTCTGCGCCTCAAAGGCATCCACAATCCGCTCTTGGATCATCCGGGCTGGCGCCAGGGTGACGAAGCCTCGATTGCGCGGAACTTCGCAACGCTTCAATACAACATTCTGTACCCGCAGACCAACTACGACGGCCCGCCGCCGAACTACGTCGAGTTGGAGCTGCAGATCGTGCCTTTTCTGGCTGCAACGCTCTACAAAATCTTCGGCGTACACGAAATCTTCGGCCGCCTGATCACGATCGCGTTCAGTTTGGGCACGGTCGCGCTGCTGGCGTTCTTCGGGCGGTGGCTGTTCGCGAGCGCGGCCGCGGGGATACTCGCCGCATTGTTTTACGCGATCATGCCGGGCAGCGTCTACTACGGGCGGACCTTTACGCCTGACGCAGCGATGGTCTTTTTCATGACCGCGGCGCTGTACGCGATCTGCCGTTTGGTCCTCGACGAGGAACGATGGCGGGCCCGAAGCGTGGTTTGGTGCACGGTCTTGCTGGCGATAGCGCTGCTCGCAAAGCCGGTAGCGATCGTCGTCTTCGTGCCCATACTCGTGCTGATGATCGAACGCATCCGATCCGGCCGGACATTCAGCGTTTTGCCGGCGACGGCGATCATCGTCGTCCCCCTTCTTCTTTATTCGCTGTACGACAAGGCTGTGGCGGCGCACGCCGAGTGGCATTGGACCAGCGGCATCTTCGCGCTGCACGTCTTACCGTCGCTCCAGGCTTCGCTGCAGAACGGCGCCGCGTTCCTTTTAAAAACGCTCCGTTTTCGCGTGATGCTGGGAGAGCTCACCCGGACGATGATCGGCCCCGGCGTTACCGCCCTTGCCGTGCTGGGGCTCTTGCTGCCGCCACGCGTCACACGCTCGCGCTCCTTGCTGTGGGCGTGGCTCGCCGCCGGGTTGGCGTACGTCTATGTCGTGGTGACGGTCGAGCGCGTGGATTACTACATGTTCGTGCTCGTGCCGCTCGCCGCACTCGCCGCCGCCGGTTTCGCGACGCGGCTGATTAGCGCGGTCTCGCAAAGCGCCCTCGATCGGAACCTCAAGTATCTCGCCGCCGCGCTGGGCCTTCTGGCGTTGGCAGCGATCGGCTATCAGAACGTTCAGATCGTCAAGCCGTACTATGCGTACTCAAAGAGCGTCTACCGCAACGCGATAACGCTCAACAAAACGCTGCTGCCGAACGTGCTGGTTGTGGTCGGTCATTTCGATCCGTCCGTACTCTACTACATCGGGCGCTACGGCTGGGAAGAGGACCCGTACGTCTGGATTCCGCGCGACGAGCAGAGCGCGATCCGCAAGGGCTCGCGTTACTTCATCGTGATCGAACGGAAACGGTTCTACCGGAACATCGAACTCTGTGCTTGGATGCAGCGGTTTCCCGTGGTGAACCCGCACGCGGAGTGGCTCGTCTACGAAACGGATCTGAAACGCATCAAGCCCGGCACCCAAAAAGCGTGGCTCGAATTCCGCAAGGCCGAGCACGCCCATCTCGCGCGGCAGTGGCTCACTGCGCGCGGCTTGTGTACGTTTAAGGCAGCGGCAGCAGCGAACCCGAAACAGCCGTAG
- a CDS encoding GtrA family protein, which produces MHSVTRRRGVRQFVKFGIVGASGFIVNLVVFTLLQRLVPHHEQPAQYYVIYSVAFLTGGVSNYYFNRNWTFRSSGHAFVEGSQFLTVSALALGVGLGVSALVSPYLGHGHKTWFVATVSGMLVNFFLNKYWTFKHVD; this is translated from the coding sequence TTGCATAGCGTCACCCGGCGCCGCGGCGTGCGCCAGTTCGTCAAGTTCGGGATCGTCGGCGCCTCGGGCTTCATCGTCAACCTTGTCGTTTTTACGCTGCTGCAGCGCCTCGTACCGCATCACGAACAGCCGGCGCAGTATTACGTGATTTACTCCGTGGCGTTTCTTACCGGCGGAGTTTCGAATTACTACTTCAATCGAAACTGGACGTTCCGCTCATCCGGGCACGCGTTCGTTGAAGGATCGCAGTTCCTCACCGTCTCGGCGCTGGCGCTCGGCGTCGGCTTGGGCGTCTCGGCGCTCGTCTCGCCGTACCTCGGTCACGGGCATAAGACGTGGTTCGTCGCCACGGTCTCCGGCATGCTCGTGAACTTCTTCCTGAACAAATATTGGACGTTCAAACACGTAGACTAA